The Verrucomicrobium spinosum DSM 4136 = JCM 18804 genome includes a region encoding these proteins:
- the pelA gene encoding pectate lyase translates to MKFRALLSFLLAAFSSAKAAPDWTSDLREDMLELHYSGVATGISAVWEWRLNVPGAGEQVLWQALPEADDKGKFKLVTPIPDAGWESLEIRAKEGETVSLSRTWVCDPHGPLQLLTLSRIDSLPEPHRKVWQDYLARSRGVALQERRALAAECRRLGRRVSNPAPEDSKEFEFDDEKTDEGWYGSAEAAKLADVVLTYQTPSGGWSKAVDYTRGARQPGTHWTSQDGKGWHYSGTLDNRATTEQIKFLAQVAHAHRREDCRTAALRGIDWLLAAQFPNGGWPQVYPLEPGYHEAITFNDGAMTHALEVLHAVSQGDAPFAWVSAEIRQKAQAAFDRGLKCLLACQVRLKGVRTVWCAQHDPLTLEPVAARLKEPPSLSGGESAVMLRFLMRNAPLDEEVRGAVSDGIAWLESKKIIGLRRIKNEKGRTDYVQDPSSTEVLWARFYSLESGLPIFPGAGDGVVYATYHEMAQNNKVAYDYFTNKPKNLKEKEWARWEKRWQTGK, encoded by the coding sequence ATGAAATTTCGCGCCCTGCTCTCTTTCCTTCTCGCTGCATTCAGTTCCGCGAAGGCGGCCCCAGACTGGACCAGTGACCTTCGCGAAGACATGCTGGAGCTGCACTATTCTGGGGTGGCCACCGGGATCTCTGCCGTATGGGAATGGCGGCTCAATGTGCCCGGAGCGGGAGAGCAGGTGTTGTGGCAGGCTCTGCCCGAGGCAGACGACAAGGGAAAGTTCAAACTGGTAACTCCCATCCCGGACGCAGGCTGGGAGAGTCTGGAAATAAGGGCGAAAGAGGGGGAGACGGTGAGTTTGAGCCGCACCTGGGTTTGCGATCCGCATGGCCCTCTGCAACTGCTCACGCTGTCGCGGATTGACTCCCTCCCGGAACCGCATCGCAAGGTCTGGCAGGACTATCTCGCACGTTCGAGGGGGGTGGCACTACAAGAACGCAGAGCGCTGGCCGCGGAATGCCGACGCCTTGGGAGAAGAGTCTCGAATCCGGCACCAGAGGACTCCAAGGAGTTCGAGTTTGATGACGAAAAGACGGACGAGGGCTGGTATGGCTCCGCTGAGGCAGCGAAACTGGCCGATGTGGTCTTGACCTACCAGACGCCCTCGGGTGGCTGGAGCAAGGCTGTTGACTATACCAGAGGGGCGCGGCAGCCGGGTACTCACTGGACCAGCCAGGATGGGAAGGGCTGGCACTACAGTGGCACATTGGACAATCGGGCCACCACAGAGCAGATCAAGTTCCTGGCTCAGGTCGCCCATGCTCACCGGCGGGAGGACTGCCGGACCGCCGCGCTCCGCGGCATCGACTGGCTGCTTGCGGCACAGTTTCCCAACGGTGGCTGGCCCCAGGTTTATCCCCTCGAACCGGGCTATCATGAGGCCATCACCTTCAATGACGGGGCCATGACCCATGCGCTGGAGGTGCTGCACGCCGTAAGCCAAGGCGACGCGCCGTTTGCCTGGGTGTCTGCGGAGATCCGGCAGAAGGCGCAGGCGGCTTTTGATCGCGGGTTGAAATGCCTTCTGGCCTGCCAGGTGCGGCTGAAGGGGGTGCGTACGGTGTGGTGTGCCCAGCACGATCCGCTGACGCTCGAGCCCGTGGCGGCCCGGCTGAAGGAGCCGCCATCCCTGAGTGGAGGCGAAAGCGCCGTGATGCTCCGTTTCCTGATGCGCAATGCACCGCTGGATGAGGAAGTGCGCGGGGCGGTGAGTGATGGCATAGCCTGGCTGGAGTCCAAAAAGATCATTGGTCTCCGCAGAATCAAAAATGAAAAGGGCCGCACGGACTATGTGCAGGATCCCTCCAGTACGGAGGTCCTCTGGGCCAGGTTCTACAGTCTGGAGAGCGGCTTGCCCATCTTCCCCGGTGCGGGTGACGGGGTGGTCTATGCCACCTACCATGAAATGGCCCAGAACAACAAAGTGGCCTACGACTACTTTACGAACAAACCGAAGAACCTAAAAGAGAAAGAGTGGGCCAGGTGGGAAAAGCGGTGGCAGACCGGGAAATAG
- the vccA gene encoding Verru_Chthon cassette protein A: MKEITPVKQRGFGAKRRRGIALITVVSVLALMTLLTVAMFSVSQTELASSNQQTYQERSRELADSAVNVVMDQVWQATKRKDEGAANGKRYLWSSQPGAVRRYTTEGTFDSGFKLYSSSQMVVRGSERAMVDDKPPVDWNMTPNRYVDLNEPVVRPASDGASTPHLYFPILDPRAYVRSEEGVENNNNVEGFYYSAGVNGVVDPTSSTAATSLEARLPMPVEWVYVLKDGTFGVLNSSNQFIKPDGSKLSEVEGRANPISGRVAFWTDDESCKLNINTASEPTYWTVPSLFHDRDLWWAYYQPTTHEYQRYPGHPATVALSTVFFPNQPMDLYGMSGTDPSYREILQRKETIYKLAPKLNFGGSKAGTVPYWKFVDNYSGTGGTYKDSSLYNKYLSLVDSIQERLYASVDELYFADGFENGRRKLSSYVNSADGAATANSFFVQPGQPSDGKVNLERLRFFLTAQSRMPEINLFGLPRIAAWPVADEKGLEYEAGKAVVGVSDPKAFRTGFDQLIAFCSSMGKTGNSGEDSYFFRRKCAYSPTRDIELPRNKALIAYLFTLLEQKYPGGASFKDKYPQDYKQILVEIFDYVRATNLYDGFLAPSKEDLQSATGLYAAEKYAVSSATLKEPLNDGFLYDERPKSFRTYTYDRASIATTRGASGQAYSERQVESSFPGHGMVAPSLYKDGANTYVGFGRFVALSEVGFQFICTADGAADKGSYVTPVSDGSGGWREPAAGETSRKVSGGRTALKIKRYIPTSSTLAEAGKAEPVMRNDRWLNTSTRSYWYSNYPPRPTPLTMLNSYGVDRNADDSKANSPYNHPGCNPENWNATLDSGSPPLQPTERRVQGLLVMKFSMPAAGFSLMNPEFCVKVEGLKDMQLADMDLYDRVGGAEFEWKSNHEFFSAQDSRPFGGAASTYAMTLNRRVGSKTLGVISDTRYVSAGGSRGTGVAPAPHFGTRNLDITTKFLTVPAIDASGNEQKMVFSGGRLTIKIYSSHNARPEDLVQTVNVEIPRTAVPVPQLVTVSTDYKQFISGGAMYRQEAVHAPRWWALNYCGALRRFVGAWNGSNWGAATSRPDNYVTDFSTNGRLFSPTSASYPTGTPATYTPVGLDGVPRWASTLWAHDPSSSYFSSQLINPSTPAADNPDDTMSDTKYSDTKPENGIRDSRGQDTLFTMVPSHGDVRMLAGKTEVTASDWAPHPRTALLGEIGTGPGAVGTYKQYVAHSLSRYYSDREPGYDRGTSNTRLVPGANYGVARIPDLPTYASATELAGKYGDFDNGISDLRDGAYINKADEGNTQISFRITNDSASTIRMPLAYMGTWTYGELSAASGESFMSPNRMMPSPGMFGSLSTGVRSGEPWRTLLFRPNMVTANGASGDPVKHPGAAAWQGGVTPADHYFMDLFWMPVVEPYAISEPFSTAGKVNINYQIVPFHYIRRSTGLHALLKGEMLKAVPTADAVNYQAVPGASRFITTSDGYTYKQPWTDVEDKLADTGQTSKKYWHREIEAEKREATGEIVGGVLKQFEDRFAMLPTTPAAARGLFRTASQICEIHLIPKKILGSSGDVDVTGGDGTVDSQTPAYSVAEMEEFWKKRRLTGDNTRERPYANIYGKITTQSNTFRVHYRAQVIRKARSSTPAEFDANRDNVLTDFRGSTVIERRIDPADSRIPDYGASANPLELPSLEDFYRFRVLEVKRFMP; this comes from the coding sequence ATGAAAGAAATCACCCCTGTTAAACAACGAGGCTTCGGAGCAAAAAGGCGGCGCGGGATCGCCCTCATCACCGTGGTCTCCGTGCTGGCGCTGATGACGCTGCTGACAGTGGCCATGTTCTCCGTTTCGCAGACGGAGCTGGCTTCTTCGAATCAACAAACGTATCAGGAGCGTTCCCGCGAACTGGCGGATTCCGCAGTAAACGTGGTCATGGACCAAGTGTGGCAGGCAACCAAACGAAAGGATGAAGGAGCGGCAAATGGCAAACGCTATCTGTGGTCCTCCCAGCCTGGAGCTGTGCGACGGTACACCACTGAGGGCACTTTTGACTCTGGCTTCAAGCTCTACTCCAGCTCCCAGATGGTCGTGCGAGGCAGTGAGCGGGCCATGGTGGATGACAAGCCGCCGGTGGACTGGAATATGACACCGAACCGTTATGTGGATCTCAATGAGCCAGTGGTCCGGCCAGCCTCTGATGGGGCGAGCACTCCTCATCTCTATTTCCCGATTCTGGATCCACGTGCCTATGTGCGGTCCGAAGAAGGGGTGGAGAACAACAATAATGTGGAGGGTTTTTACTACTCGGCCGGAGTGAATGGGGTGGTGGATCCCACCTCGTCCACGGCGGCCACCAGTCTGGAAGCTCGCCTGCCCATGCCGGTGGAGTGGGTCTATGTGCTGAAGGACGGCACCTTTGGGGTGCTGAACAGCTCGAACCAATTCATCAAACCTGATGGCAGCAAGCTCAGTGAAGTGGAAGGGCGGGCCAACCCCATCTCCGGACGGGTGGCCTTCTGGACGGATGACGAATCCTGCAAGCTCAATATCAACACGGCCAGCGAGCCCACCTACTGGACGGTGCCTTCGCTCTTCCATGATCGCGATCTGTGGTGGGCGTACTACCAGCCCACAACACACGAGTATCAGCGGTATCCCGGGCATCCTGCCACGGTGGCTCTCAGTACGGTGTTCTTCCCCAACCAGCCGATGGACCTCTACGGGATGAGTGGGACTGACCCTTCCTACCGGGAGATCCTGCAGCGCAAGGAGACCATCTACAAACTTGCCCCCAAGCTCAACTTCGGCGGATCCAAGGCGGGTACGGTGCCCTACTGGAAATTTGTGGACAACTACTCAGGCACGGGTGGCACGTACAAAGACTCCTCCCTCTACAACAAGTATCTCTCGTTGGTGGACTCCATCCAGGAGCGTCTCTATGCCTCGGTGGATGAGCTGTACTTTGCTGATGGATTTGAGAACGGGCGTCGAAAACTGAGTTCGTATGTGAATAGTGCTGATGGGGCCGCCACCGCCAATTCGTTTTTCGTCCAGCCCGGTCAGCCTTCTGACGGGAAAGTTAACCTGGAGCGCCTGCGCTTCTTCCTCACCGCCCAGAGCCGGATGCCGGAGATAAACCTTTTTGGTCTGCCGCGGATAGCGGCCTGGCCAGTCGCGGATGAGAAGGGCTTGGAATACGAGGCGGGCAAGGCCGTGGTGGGCGTGTCAGATCCGAAGGCTTTTCGTACCGGATTTGACCAGCTCATTGCGTTTTGCTCCTCCATGGGCAAGACGGGAAACAGCGGGGAGGATAGCTACTTCTTCCGGCGGAAGTGCGCGTACAGCCCGACCCGGGACATTGAGCTGCCGCGCAACAAAGCGCTGATTGCCTATCTTTTCACCCTGCTGGAGCAGAAGTACCCGGGAGGTGCCTCGTTCAAGGACAAATACCCCCAGGACTACAAGCAGATCCTGGTGGAGATCTTTGACTACGTGCGGGCGACTAACCTTTATGATGGTTTCCTCGCTCCCAGCAAGGAGGATCTGCAAAGTGCCACCGGGCTGTACGCTGCGGAGAAGTACGCAGTATCGAGCGCTACACTCAAGGAACCTCTGAACGATGGTTTCCTCTATGATGAGCGGCCCAAAAGTTTCAGGACCTATACCTATGACCGGGCGAGCATCGCCACTACGCGCGGTGCCTCCGGGCAGGCTTACTCAGAGCGCCAGGTGGAAAGTTCGTTTCCAGGGCATGGGATGGTTGCGCCATCTCTGTACAAAGACGGTGCCAATACCTATGTGGGTTTTGGCCGGTTCGTCGCCCTTTCCGAGGTTGGCTTCCAGTTCATCTGCACAGCGGATGGTGCTGCCGACAAGGGGAGTTACGTCACTCCAGTGTCCGATGGCTCGGGGGGATGGCGTGAGCCGGCGGCAGGTGAGACTAGTCGCAAGGTAAGTGGTGGCAGGACGGCCCTGAAGATCAAGCGGTACATTCCCACCAGTTCCACCCTGGCAGAGGCGGGCAAGGCTGAACCGGTCATGCGCAATGATCGCTGGCTGAACACCTCGACACGTTCCTATTGGTACTCCAACTATCCTCCGAGGCCGACACCTCTGACCATGCTCAACAGCTATGGGGTGGATCGCAATGCAGACGATTCCAAGGCCAACAGTCCTTACAATCACCCAGGTTGCAACCCTGAGAACTGGAACGCCACGCTGGATTCCGGCAGCCCCCCATTGCAGCCGACGGAGCGCCGTGTGCAGGGTCTGCTTGTGATGAAATTCTCGATGCCCGCTGCGGGTTTCAGCCTCATGAACCCGGAATTCTGTGTTAAGGTGGAAGGGCTCAAGGACATGCAACTGGCCGACATGGATCTGTATGACCGGGTTGGTGGAGCGGAGTTTGAGTGGAAATCCAACCACGAGTTTTTCAGCGCCCAGGACAGTCGTCCGTTTGGCGGTGCCGCCAGCACCTATGCGATGACGTTGAACCGGCGGGTTGGCTCAAAAACGCTCGGTGTCATCTCGGACACCCGTTACGTCTCGGCAGGTGGATCTCGTGGAACCGGGGTGGCCCCAGCGCCGCATTTTGGCACGAGGAACCTGGACATCACCACCAAATTTCTGACGGTGCCCGCGATCGATGCCTCTGGCAACGAGCAGAAGATGGTGTTCTCCGGTGGCCGTCTCACTATCAAGATCTACTCCAGCCACAATGCACGGCCGGAGGATCTCGTGCAGACGGTGAATGTGGAGATTCCGCGAACCGCGGTGCCAGTGCCACAACTGGTGACCGTGAGCACGGACTACAAGCAGTTCATCAGCGGCGGGGCGATGTACCGCCAGGAGGCGGTACATGCCCCTCGTTGGTGGGCCCTCAATTATTGCGGTGCTCTCCGTCGCTTTGTCGGTGCTTGGAACGGAAGCAACTGGGGGGCGGCGACCTCCCGTCCTGACAACTATGTCACAGATTTTAGCACCAACGGGCGTCTCTTCTCGCCGACCTCTGCGTCCTATCCCACTGGCACCCCTGCGACCTATACCCCGGTGGGGCTGGATGGTGTGCCCCGGTGGGCCAGCACCCTCTGGGCTCATGACCCGAGCAGCAGTTACTTCAGTAGCCAGCTAATCAACCCCAGCACTCCTGCGGCCGACAATCCCGACGATACGATGTCGGATACCAAGTACTCGGACACCAAACCGGAGAATGGGATTCGGGACTCGCGAGGTCAGGATACGCTCTTTACCATGGTGCCATCCCATGGGGATGTGCGGATGCTTGCGGGTAAGACGGAAGTGACCGCCAGTGACTGGGCCCCCCATCCCCGCACGGCGCTGTTGGGCGAGATTGGCACCGGGCCAGGGGCTGTGGGCACCTATAAGCAGTACGTGGCACATAGTCTGAGCCGCTACTATTCGGACCGTGAGCCCGGATATGATCGTGGCACCTCCAATACGCGCCTGGTACCCGGTGCCAACTATGGCGTGGCCCGAATCCCGGATCTACCCACCTATGCCTCTGCCACTGAGCTTGCGGGGAAGTATGGGGACTTTGACAACGGCATCAGCGATCTCCGCGATGGTGCCTACATCAACAAGGCGGATGAAGGGAACACGCAGATCTCCTTCCGCATCACCAATGACTCGGCCTCCACCATTCGCATGCCACTGGCCTACATGGGTACGTGGACTTATGGTGAGCTTTCCGCGGCCTCGGGTGAGAGCTTCATGTCCCCCAACCGCATGATGCCGTCTCCGGGGATGTTCGGCTCCCTCTCCACCGGGGTTCGTTCGGGTGAGCCATGGCGAACTTTGCTGTTTCGTCCAAATATGGTGACGGCAAATGGCGCTTCGGGAGATCCGGTGAAGCATCCTGGTGCGGCAGCGTGGCAGGGCGGCGTGACGCCGGCAGATCATTATTTCATGGACCTGTTCTGGATGCCTGTGGTGGAGCCTTATGCCATCAGTGAGCCCTTCTCCACGGCAGGGAAGGTGAACATCAACTACCAGATTGTACCCTTCCACTACATCCGCCGGTCCACGGGGCTGCATGCCCTGCTGAAAGGGGAGATGCTCAAGGCCGTGCCGACGGCAGATGCTGTGAACTATCAGGCAGTGCCCGGTGCCTCCCGCTTCATCACCACCTCTGACGGCTACACCTACAAGCAACCCTGGACGGATGTGGAAGATAAGCTGGCGGACACCGGGCAGACTTCGAAGAAGTACTGGCATCGGGAGATTGAAGCGGAGAAGCGTGAAGCCACCGGCGAGATCGTGGGCGGCGTGCTCAAGCAGTTTGAAGACCGGTTTGCCATGCTTCCGACGACCCCTGCTGCCGCCAGGGGGCTCTTCCGCACGGCCAGCCAGATCTGTGAGATCCACCTCATCCCCAAAAAGATTCTGGGATCCTCCGGAGACGTCGATGTGACCGGTGGGGACGGGACGGTGGACTCTCAGACTCCGGCTTACTCGGTTGCGGAAATGGAGGAGTTCTGGAAGAAGCGCCGTCTCACAGGTGACAACACCCGCGAACGGCCCTATGCCAATATTTACGGAAAGATCACCACCCAGAGCAACACCTTCCGTGTGCACTACCGCGCACAGGTCATCCGCAAGGCCCGGTCATCCACGCCCGCCGAATTTGACGCCAATCGCGACAATGTGCTCACAGACTTCCGCGGGTCCACCGTCATTGAGCGACGCATCGATCCCGCGGACTCGCGCATCCCAGACTATGGTGCCAGTGCCAATCCGCTGGAACTGCCATCGTTGGAGGACTTCTACCGTTTCCGGGTGCTGGAAGTAAAGCGTTTCATGCCCTGA
- the vccC gene encoding Verru_Chthon cassette protein C, whose protein sequence is MPTPISFKSRASGRSQGFTLVELLVSFSVLAILLLVISSMLEHVQRAWRQSTAKVSSFREARRAFDRITHALSQADLNPYLCYRYDGSSNPLLPPGKGANEAPSGYVRYSELQFVSGLSSSGSSPRLTGLAEASSPGHAVFFQAPLGDSKDYRLPTSLNGCGFYIKFGDDSALRPDYLTALGKPPSYRYRMYEYRSPTERNRVYDPSLKTGSGTWYGDFDQNAPLRSRAIANNILMLVISPQLSPSDAASAKVSATSIAPAYTYDSQYGGTLPNRPQLSTDYQLPPLVMVTLVAMDEGSAINLQLEAGSNPPLEHELSQSSLFRNAERYAADMEKLSGLLVDRKVNFRVFTATVPIRSSKWGGGTGT, encoded by the coding sequence ATGCCGACCCCCATCTCATTCAAGTCGCGCGCCTCTGGCCGTTCCCAGGGTTTCACCCTGGTCGAGTTGCTGGTCTCGTTCAGCGTGCTGGCCATTTTGCTCTTGGTAATTTCATCGATGCTTGAACATGTCCAGCGGGCGTGGCGTCAGAGCACCGCCAAGGTGTCCTCCTTCCGCGAAGCGAGGCGTGCGTTTGACCGCATCACGCATGCGCTCAGCCAGGCGGATCTAAATCCTTATCTGTGCTACCGTTATGACGGCAGCAGCAACCCTCTGCTGCCGCCCGGCAAGGGGGCCAATGAAGCACCCTCGGGATATGTGCGTTACTCAGAATTGCAGTTCGTTTCCGGGCTTTCATCCTCCGGTTCATCCCCACGGCTCACCGGGCTCGCGGAAGCCTCGTCGCCAGGCCATGCTGTCTTCTTCCAGGCACCGCTGGGGGACTCCAAGGACTACCGGTTGCCCACTTCACTCAATGGCTGTGGGTTCTACATCAAGTTTGGTGACGACTCTGCTTTGCGCCCGGACTACCTGACCGCTCTGGGCAAGCCACCGTCCTACCGCTACCGTATGTATGAGTACCGGTCTCCCACGGAGCGGAACCGGGTGTACGACCCCTCCCTCAAAACGGGATCTGGAACCTGGTACGGCGACTTTGACCAGAATGCTCCGCTGCGCAGCCGGGCCATTGCCAACAACATCCTCATGTTGGTGATCTCACCGCAGCTCTCTCCCAGTGATGCGGCATCCGCCAAGGTGTCCGCCACGAGCATTGCCCCAGCCTACACCTATGACAGCCAGTATGGGGGCACCCTGCCAAACCGGCCCCAGCTTTCCACGGACTATCAGCTGCCACCGCTGGTGATGGTGACGCTGGTGGCAATGGATGAAGGATCCGCGATCAACCTGCAGCTTGAGGCGGGGTCCAACCCGCCGCTTGAGCATGAACTGTCGCAATCCTCCTTGTTCCGCAATGCCGAGCGTTATGCCGCGGACATGGAGAAACTCAGCGGCCTCCTGGTGGACCGGAAGGTCAACTTTCGTGTGTTCACGGCAACGGTCCCCATCCGGTCTTCCAAGTGGGGGGGCGGGACAGGAACCTGA
- the vccD gene encoding Verru_Chthon cassette protein D has protein sequence MMKSHFVVKCRDLRKPAQGFTLIELMVVVAVVALLLALVMPGLMGTLGASKLTQAGDKMAGFLSEAQSRAYGQGRPVEVRFYRVPSSEDSLYGAPVGGFFRGGLMLEYFQPGETDPRTGTAALARPLAVVRQAMVVLPEGTAMSENAQMSTLLGMATRPASQNAAATVETVMKTANGYEPFVPLSEEYRSFVLYPETTSLDSESKWHLAVVPETDAARPPAAVTNYYTLLVDPVTTRLSIYRP, from the coding sequence ATGATGAAATCACATTTTGTCGTCAAGTGCCGCGATCTTCGCAAGCCCGCCCAGGGCTTCACGTTGATCGAACTGATGGTTGTCGTGGCAGTGGTTGCGCTGCTGCTGGCCCTGGTCATGCCGGGGTTGATGGGGACGCTGGGGGCATCCAAGCTCACTCAGGCGGGGGACAAGATGGCGGGCTTCCTCTCCGAGGCGCAGAGCCGGGCTTATGGCCAGGGGCGCCCTGTAGAGGTGCGATTCTATAGAGTGCCTTCTTCCGAGGACTCCCTGTACGGGGCTCCTGTGGGCGGCTTCTTCAGGGGTGGATTGATGCTGGAGTATTTCCAGCCTGGTGAAACGGACCCGCGCACGGGTACCGCCGCGCTGGCCCGTCCCCTGGCGGTCGTGCGGCAGGCCATGGTGGTGCTGCCTGAGGGAACAGCCATGTCGGAAAATGCCCAGATGTCCACCTTGCTGGGCATGGCCACCCGCCCAGCAAGTCAGAATGCCGCAGCGACTGTGGAAACTGTCATGAAGACTGCAAATGGCTACGAGCCATTCGTGCCGCTGTCTGAGGAGTATCGGTCGTTTGTCTTGTACCCGGAGACCACCAGCCTCGACTCCGAGTCCAAGTGGCATCTCGCCGTAGTGCCTGAGACGGACGCGGCCCGGCCACCGGCCGCAGTGACCAACTACTACACCCTGCTGGTCGATCCCGTCACCACCCGCCTTTCCATCTATCGCCCGTGA